A window from Gammaproteobacteria bacterium encodes these proteins:
- a CDS encoding acetyl-CoA C-acetyltransferase, translated as MVSTAHPQLERPVFIVDGSRSPFLKFRIRPGPFKAIELAVQTARPLLLRQPFEAGVLDEVILGCVAPGAEEMNIARVAALRMECGNDVPAWTVQRNCGSGLQAIDSAFRNIASGRADLVLAGGVEAMSHAPLLLQDKMVAWLAAWRAAGTRQRLRLIATLRPSDLAPVSGLLKGLTDPVTGLSMGQTAENLAYRFGISREDMDAYACESHRRLHRVQETPGSLREIEVIYDRDGNAYDRDDGVRPDTTIDKLAALKPTFDKPFGKVTAGNSAQVSDGAAWLILASEAAVNRHRLNPSARIVDCEWTGLDPAQMGLGPVYAMAPLLARNALETTHIDYWEINEAFAAQVLACLAAAADAEYCRQELGLDSAPGEIPHERLNVDGGAIGLGHPVGASGARVVLHLMHVLERERALRGVAALCIGGGQGGAMLIENLHVRA; from the coding sequence TTGGTATCGACCGCTCATCCCCAACTCGAGCGTCCGGTCTTTATCGTTGACGGCAGCCGCTCGCCCTTTCTCAAATTCCGCATTCGGCCTGGCCCGTTCAAGGCAATTGAACTCGCCGTGCAAACCGCGCGCCCCTTGTTGCTCCGTCAACCGTTCGAAGCCGGCGTACTCGATGAAGTGATACTGGGCTGCGTCGCACCCGGCGCGGAAGAAATGAACATTGCTCGCGTGGCCGCGCTGAGGATGGAATGCGGAAATGACGTACCCGCCTGGACCGTCCAGCGCAATTGCGGCTCCGGTCTGCAGGCCATCGACTCCGCATTCCGTAATATCGCGAGCGGTCGGGCTGACCTGGTTCTGGCCGGTGGCGTGGAGGCCATGAGTCATGCGCCCTTGTTGCTGCAAGATAAAATGGTTGCATGGCTTGCGGCATGGCGCGCCGCAGGTACGCGGCAGCGTTTGAGGCTCATCGCGACTTTGCGACCATCGGACCTCGCGCCGGTTTCGGGGCTGCTCAAAGGCCTGACCGATCCGGTCACAGGTTTATCGATGGGCCAGACCGCCGAGAACCTGGCGTATCGATTCGGAATCAGCCGCGAAGACATGGATGCTTACGCCTGCGAGAGTCACCGGCGGCTGCACCGCGTCCAGGAAACGCCCGGCTCGCTTAGAGAAATTGAAGTTATCTACGATCGCGACGGCAACGCCTATGATCGCGATGACGGTGTGCGCCCGGATACGACTATCGACAAACTCGCGGCGCTCAAACCCACATTCGACAAACCGTTCGGGAAAGTCACGGCCGGTAACAGCGCCCAGGTTTCCGATGGCGCCGCGTGGCTCATCCTCGCCAGCGAGGCGGCGGTGAATCGCCATCGGTTGAACCCGTCGGCCCGCATCGTGGACTGTGAATGGACGGGCCTGGACCCTGCGCAAATGGGACTGGGCCCCGTGTATGCGATGGCGCCGCTGTTGGCGCGTAACGCGCTGGAGACGACGCACATCGACTACTGGGAAATCAACGAGGCGTTCGCCGCGCAGGTGCTCGCCTGTCTGGCAGCGGCGGCTGACGCCGAATATTGCCGGCAAGAACTCGGTCTGGATAGCGCGCCAGGTGAGATTCCGCACGAACGCCTGAATGTCGACGGTGGTGCCATCGGTCTGGGGCATCCGGTGGGCGCGAGCGGCGCGCGAGTGGTGCTGCACCTCATGCATGTTCTTGAGCGTGAACGGGCGTTGCGCGGCGTCGCGGCGCTGTGTATTGGTGGCGGTCAGGGTGGCGCCATGCTGATTGAAAATTTGCATGTTCGGGCATGA
- a CDS encoding enoyl-CoA hydratase/isomerase family protein, translated as MTEHWRHDTDPVGIVWLHLDVALAAANVLNAAVFDELDQILTALSAAPHGVAFCSGKPGGFIAGADVKEFQTTRGRDDASAIVRRGQGIMNRIEALPCSTVAVINGFCLGGGLELALACDYRVAVDDPATRLGLPEIKLGIHPGFGGTLRSIRLLGPVAALDMMLTGKTLDARRAKKIGLIDHAVPLRCLHDAAQHLLMARPTRHRPGRLARLASLKPARIILGKQMRQRVAAKARLDHYPAPYALLDLWQKHGGNANTWLAHEAESVATLSTTDTARNLLRVFGLQNRLKSQGDKSVFRPRHVHVVGGGTMGGDIAAWIASHGFAVTVQDTSTGRLAAMTARACGLLSKQFHSQRQVSAVLDRLIPDDKGLGLTRADIIIEAIVEDQAAKQALYREIEPRMKPDALLATNTSSLSIDSLAQALSHPGRLIGMHFFSPVARMPLVEVVRGAATSPDTQAKAAAFVRLIDKLPLLIGDHPGFLVNRVLTPYLLEALLMVDEGVPVAVIDQAAVHFGMPMGPIELADTVGLDVVLAAAGRMSREFSFDVPATLREKVTAGQLGRKTGRGFYVYKAGKRLHPRHARYAGDRQRLEKRLILRLINETVACLREAVVEDAELLDAGIVFGTGFAPFRGGPLHYRDAYGRKAMRDELRALEDSYGHRFAADPGW; from the coding sequence ATGACTGAGCACTGGCGTCACGATACGGATCCCGTCGGCATCGTGTGGCTTCATCTGGATGTCGCCCTTGCTGCCGCCAATGTGCTGAACGCCGCGGTTTTCGACGAGCTGGATCAAATCCTCACCGCGCTGTCGGCGGCGCCGCACGGCGTGGCGTTCTGTTCCGGCAAGCCCGGCGGATTTATTGCTGGCGCCGACGTCAAGGAATTTCAAACTACCCGCGGACGCGACGACGCTTCTGCCATCGTGCGCCGCGGTCAGGGCATTATGAATCGCATCGAGGCACTGCCCTGCTCCACCGTCGCCGTCATTAACGGTTTCTGTCTGGGCGGCGGGCTGGAACTCGCGCTCGCCTGCGATTACCGGGTCGCGGTAGACGACCCGGCCACTCGTCTGGGGCTGCCCGAAATCAAGCTTGGTATCCATCCGGGCTTTGGCGGCACCTTGCGGTCGATCCGTCTGCTGGGACCGGTGGCCGCGCTGGACATGATGCTCACTGGCAAAACGCTGGACGCGCGCCGCGCGAAAAAGATCGGCTTGATCGACCATGCCGTGCCCTTGCGATGTTTGCACGATGCTGCGCAGCACCTGCTGATGGCAAGACCAACCAGGCACCGTCCAGGTCGGCTCGCGCGGCTGGCCAGCCTCAAACCGGCGCGGATAATCCTCGGCAAACAGATGCGCCAACGCGTCGCAGCTAAAGCCCGGCTGGATCACTATCCGGCGCCCTACGCGCTGCTCGATCTGTGGCAAAAGCATGGCGGCAATGCGAACACCTGGCTTGCTCATGAAGCCGAGTCGGTCGCCACGCTGAGCACCACGGACACGGCACGCAATCTGCTGCGCGTGTTCGGGCTGCAAAACAGACTGAAATCCCAAGGTGACAAGTCGGTGTTCCGCCCCCGCCATGTACATGTGGTCGGTGGCGGAACCATGGGCGGAGACATCGCCGCATGGATCGCATCGCACGGCTTTGCCGTCACCGTGCAGGACACCAGCACCGGGCGTCTGGCCGCGATGACGGCACGCGCCTGCGGACTGCTTTCGAAACAGTTTCACTCGCAGCGGCAGGTTTCCGCCGTGCTCGATCGATTGATACCCGACGACAAAGGTCTGGGGCTGACGCGCGCCGACATTATCATCGAAGCGATAGTCGAGGATCAGGCGGCCAAGCAGGCGCTCTACCGCGAAATCGAACCTCGGATGAAACCCGATGCTCTGCTCGCCACCAACACCTCCAGCCTGAGCATCGACTCCCTGGCGCAGGCGCTATCCCATCCGGGCCGGCTGATTGGCATGCATTTTTTCAGCCCGGTCGCGCGCATGCCGCTGGTCGAGGTCGTTCGTGGCGCAGCGACTTCTCCGGACACGCAAGCAAAAGCAGCCGCTTTCGTGCGACTTATCGACAAACTGCCGTTACTGATCGGCGACCATCCCGGTTTTCTGGTCAATCGCGTGCTGACGCCTTACCTGCTGGAGGCGCTGCTCATGGTCGATGAAGGCGTACCTGTGGCGGTGATAGATCAGGCGGCGGTACATTTCGGCATGCCGATGGGGCCGATTGAACTCGCGGACACCGTCGGTCTGGATGTCGTGCTCGCGGCGGCCGGGCGCATGTCGCGCGAATTCAGTTTCGACGTGCCAGCCACATTGCGGGAGAAAGTAACGGCGGGACAGTTGGGCCGCAAGACTGGCCGGGGTTTTTACGTGTACAAGGCGGGCAAACGTCTGCACCCACGCCACGCGCGGTACGCAGGCGACCGCCAGCGACTGGAAAAGCGCTTGATCCTGCGCCTTATCAATGAGACGGTTGCCTGTCTGCGCGAAGCGGTGGTCGAGGATGCCGAGCTGCTCGATGCCGGCATCGTATTTGGAACAGGTTTCGCCCCGTTTCGCGGCGGGCCGCTGCACTACCGCGACGCCTATGGCCGTAAGGCGATGCGTGACGAACTGCGGGCGCTGGAGGATTCTTACGGCCACCGATTCGCCGCCGACCCCGGCTGGTAA
- a CDS encoding sulfotransferase, which produces MERRPNFVCIGAQRAGSTWLYENLKAHAGIWLPPIKELHYFDELRVQPFWCKRYKSHLGGRIRNARASLRHGGWSMAGFMWDAKFLCLPRSDRWYASLFSPADKLAAGEITPAYSTLSADTVAAIKRINPDMKIIFVMRDPIERSWSQARKDLPRVYGKPLDEIPAQDVIGWFNSHWCLTRSDYLATLKNWLAHFPRDQLFVGFHEEIIAHPKDLLLRLFEFLGVEKSEKHISANLKQAVNAATEVGLAPIYEYELPKIYEPRLARLEGMFAPYPERWHQRCVKILHQQRGSGGLASVNN; this is translated from the coding sequence ATGGAAAGACGACCAAATTTTGTATGTATCGGAGCGCAAAGGGCCGGGTCGACGTGGTTATACGAGAATCTGAAGGCGCACGCGGGCATCTGGCTGCCGCCGATCAAGGAACTGCATTACTTCGACGAGTTGCGTGTGCAGCCCTTCTGGTGCAAGCGCTACAAGAGCCACCTGGGAGGACGCATTCGTAATGCGAGGGCCTCCTTGCGACACGGCGGCTGGTCGATGGCCGGTTTCATGTGGGACGCGAAGTTCTTGTGCCTGCCCAGGTCTGACCGCTGGTATGCGTCCCTGTTCTCCCCGGCGGACAAGCTTGCGGCGGGCGAAATCACGCCCGCCTATTCGACGCTCTCCGCGGATACGGTCGCAGCGATCAAACGTATCAATCCGGATATGAAGATCATCTTTGTGATGCGCGACCCGATCGAACGCTCGTGGTCGCAGGCGCGCAAGGATCTTCCACGCGTATACGGCAAGCCACTGGATGAGATACCGGCGCAGGATGTGATCGGGTGGTTTAACTCGCACTGGTGCCTCACGCGTTCCGATTATCTCGCTACCTTAAAGAACTGGCTGGCACATTTCCCGCGCGATCAGCTTTTTGTCGGGTTTCACGAGGAGATCATCGCGCACCCCAAAGATCTGTTGTTGCGGCTATTCGAGTTTCTTGGCGTGGAGAAGTCGGAAAAACACATTTCAGCCAATCTGAAGCAGGCGGTTAATGCGGCGACAGAAGTGGGCCTGGCGCCGATCTACGAGTACGAACTCCCGAAAATATACGAGCCCAGGCTCGCTAGACTTGAGGGGATGTTTGCACCGTATCCAGAGCGGTGGCACCAGCGTTGCGTCAAAATCCTGCATCAACAGCGCGGCAGTGGGGGCTTAGCATCCGTCAACAATTGA
- the lpdA gene encoding dihydrolipoyl dehydrogenase has protein sequence MANNRYDVVVIGAGPAGYVAAIRCAQLGLNTACVDQWRESTGRASLGGTCLNVGCIPSKALLDSSHYYHLLKHQAQEHGIIADDTRIDVAAMQKRKQKIVRGLTGGIDSLFKKNRVKRFTGRGVLNSNRQLTVTPVSDGDDDLQLEAGSVIIATGSVPATLPAAVIDQQQVVDSSGALSFEQVPARLGVIGAGVIGLELGSVWNRLGSKVVVLEALETFLPAVDREIADEAFKLLQRQGLDIRMGAKVTETRVAGSVSVDFTLGDANDTLEVDRLVVSIGRKPNTEGLNANTVGLKLDERGFIEVDENCRTNLENVYAIGDVVRGPMLAHKGSEEGVAVAERIAGQAGHVNYATIPWVIYTWPEIAWVGKSEQQLRQENIEYRTGAFPFIANGRARGIGETGGRVKILADATTDRILGAHILGPQASELIAEVVTAMEFGASSEDLARTVHAHPTLSEAVHEAALEVDDRAIHI, from the coding sequence ATGGCAAACAATCGTTACGACGTGGTCGTCATCGGCGCGGGACCGGCCGGTTATGTCGCAGCCATCCGCTGCGCCCAACTCGGCCTCAATACCGCGTGCGTGGATCAGTGGCGCGAATCCACGGGCCGCGCCTCGCTGGGCGGCACCTGCCTTAATGTCGGCTGTATTCCCTCCAAGGCGTTGCTCGATTCCAGCCATTACTATCATCTCCTCAAGCACCAGGCGCAGGAGCACGGGATAATCGCCGACGATACGCGCATCGACGTGGCTGCCATGCAAAAGCGCAAACAAAAGATCGTGCGCGGGTTGACCGGCGGCATCGACAGTCTCTTCAAGAAAAACCGCGTGAAGCGTTTTACCGGCCGTGGTGTTTTAAACAGCAATCGGCAGTTGACGGTTACTCCGGTGAGTGATGGCGATGATGACTTGCAGCTCGAAGCCGGCTCGGTGATTATCGCGACCGGCTCAGTGCCCGCCACGCTGCCGGCAGCCGTGATCGATCAGCAACAGGTGGTCGACTCCAGCGGCGCGCTCTCGTTCGAGCAAGTACCCGCGCGGCTGGGCGTCATTGGCGCGGGTGTCATCGGGCTGGAGTTGGGCAGCGTGTGGAACCGGCTTGGTTCAAAAGTCGTCGTTCTGGAGGCGCTGGAAACGTTTCTTCCCGCGGTCGACCGCGAAATCGCGGATGAAGCGTTCAAGCTACTGCAACGGCAGGGGCTGGATATCCGTATGGGCGCGAAGGTCACGGAAACGAGGGTCGCTGGATCCGTGTCCGTCGACTTCACGCTCGGTGACGCGAATGACACGCTGGAAGTGGACAGGCTCGTCGTGTCGATCGGACGCAAACCCAATACCGAGGGGCTTAACGCGAATACGGTAGGACTCAAACTCGACGAGCGCGGATTTATCGAGGTTGACGAGAACTGCCGCACCAACCTGGAAAACGTCTATGCGATCGGGGATGTGGTACGAGGCCCCATGCTGGCGCATAAAGGCTCGGAGGAAGGTGTGGCAGTGGCAGAGCGCATCGCAGGTCAGGCCGGGCACGTTAATTACGCAACGATTCCGTGGGTCATCTACACATGGCCCGAGATCGCGTGGGTAGGGAAAAGCGAGCAACAACTCAGGCAGGAAAACATTGAATATCGTACCGGCGCTTTTCCATTCATCGCGAACGGCCGCGCACGCGGTATCGGCGAGACTGGGGGCCGCGTCAAAATCCTTGCCGACGCCACCACCGATCGCATCCTGGGTGCGCATATCTTGGGCCCACAAGCGTCCGAACTGATCGCCGAAGTGGTCACCGCGATGGAATTCGGCGCCAGTTCCGAAGACTTGGCGCGCACGGTGCACGCCCATCCGACCTTGTCAGAAGCCGTGCATGAAGCCGCCCTTGAGGTGGACGATCGCGCAATCCATATTTGA
- the odhB gene encoding 2-oxoglutarate dehydrogenase complex dihydrolipoyllysine-residue succinyltransferase, translated as MLVEVKVPQLAESVTEATLLDWQKQQGERVARGDNLIDIETDKVVLEITAADSGVLKEIRKNGGDVSSNEVIAIIDTEASAGGAANDASAKNPPPAAELQPASKQRAQTAPSVSLSAQSSTSAAATRKDTVNGAPGNGATRAAGQPGDDDDKIARLGPAVRKLLNENSLRPNEITATGKDGRVTKADVLARVQSRSSDDGASQASTAVQSTDVEEGVQGAALRTQQRVPMTRLRKRVAERLLQAQRDNAILTTFNEVDMQPILKLRERYRDKFEKTHGVRLGFTAFFVLASIEALRRFPVVNASIDQSDLIYHGFFDIGIAVGSARGLVVPILRDADRLSMAAIEKAVADFGRKANDNSLTLEELTGGTFTITNGGVFGSMLSTPILNPPQSAILGMHKIEERPIAMDGKVAIRPMMYLALSYDHRIIDGREAVQFLVTIKEQLEDPSRLLLQI; from the coding sequence GTGTTAGTCGAAGTTAAAGTGCCGCAACTCGCCGAGTCGGTCACGGAAGCCACCTTGCTCGACTGGCAGAAACAGCAGGGTGAGCGCGTCGCGCGTGGCGACAACCTGATCGATATCGAAACCGACAAAGTGGTGCTGGAAATCACCGCGGCCGACAGCGGCGTATTGAAAGAAATTCGCAAAAATGGCGGCGATGTCTCCAGCAACGAAGTGATTGCCATCATCGACACCGAAGCATCGGCCGGGGGTGCGGCCAATGATGCCTCCGCGAAAAACCCGCCGCCAGCGGCGGAATTACAGCCAGCCAGCAAGCAACGGGCGCAGACCGCTCCATCGGTCTCACTGAGCGCTCAGTCGTCAACGTCCGCCGCGGCGACCCGCAAAGATACCGTGAATGGCGCGCCAGGTAACGGCGCCACGCGCGCGGCCGGTCAGCCTGGAGATGACGATGACAAAATTGCGCGCCTGGGGCCGGCGGTGCGCAAGCTGTTAAATGAAAACAGTCTGCGTCCAAATGAGATAACAGCCACCGGCAAGGACGGGCGCGTCACCAAGGCGGATGTACTGGCGCGCGTGCAGTCGAGGAGTAGCGACGACGGCGCTTCGCAAGCGTCAACCGCTGTTCAATCGACGGACGTAGAGGAAGGCGTTCAAGGTGCCGCGTTGCGTACGCAGCAGCGCGTGCCGATGACGCGGTTGCGAAAAAGGGTGGCGGAGCGACTGCTCCAGGCCCAGCGCGACAACGCAATTCTGACCACCTTCAACGAAGTCGACATGCAGCCAATCCTCAAGTTGCGGGAACGCTACCGCGACAAATTCGAGAAAACGCATGGCGTACGTTTAGGGTTTACGGCGTTTTTCGTATTGGCTTCGATCGAGGCGCTCAGGCGCTTCCCCGTGGTCAACGCCTCGATTGACCAGAGCGATCTTATCTACCACGGGTTTTTCGATATCGGCATCGCCGTCGGTTCGGCGCGCGGACTGGTGGTGCCGATTCTGCGCGATGCCGATCGGCTCAGCATGGCGGCGATCGAAAAGGCGGTGGCGGACTTCGGACGCAAGGCAAATGACAATTCACTTACGCTCGAGGAATTGACCGGCGGAACCTTCACCATCACCAATGGTGGCGTGTTCGGATCGATGTTATCGACACCGATCCTTAACCCGCCGCAGAGCGCGATTCTCGGCATGCACAAGATCGAGGAGCGGCCCATTGCGATGGATGGAAAGGTTGCCATCCGGCCGATGATGTATCTCGCGCTGTCTTATGATCACCGTATCATCGATGGCCGTGAAGCCGTGCAGTTCCTGGTCACGATCAAGGAGCAGCTGGAAGACCCGAGCCGCCTGCTGCTGCAGATATAA